From the Chryseobacterium sp. G0201 genome, the window GCAGGCGCCATTGCCATTGATAAAGAAGGAAATATCTATCATCAGGATTCGTATCCTACAATGGTATTCGCAAGTTTTGATGGAGAAAATTTTGAAGTTTTCAATTAAATTTTAACATAAATTTATAATTGAATTTATTTTTTTGGCACGTATTTTACATACTTATTAATAACAAATTTTAGTATTAATAACAACATTCAAAAAAATAGAAATCATGGGAAACAAAACAAATGGTATACTTGCTTTATTAGGATTAGGAGCTTTAGCATATTGGAAATACAAAAAATCTACTCCAGAGGAGCAACAAGCAGTAAAAGATAAAATCAACACTGCAAAAGACAACCTTAATAAATGGGGAAGTGATCTTAAAAGTAAAGCCAATGATGTAGCTTCTCAGGCTCAGGCAAAATTAGACGAAGCGAAAACAAAAGCTGAAGATTCTTTAAATTAAGACTAGTTTTTTTTAACATTCATATATAAGAAAAGTCATCGTAGAATATTTTACGATGACTTTTTTTGTGTGCTCAGGGCATAAACTATTGGTATTTTGTTTCCGAATTGTTTAATCCTCCATTTCCCTTTTTCAAACTCTTCAACATGTTTAAAACAAGGATATGGCGACCAATCGAATTCCTGAAAATTTTCAATCATTAAGTTATTTTTAATTAAATTCTGAAGCACTTCAGATAATGAATGATTCCACATTACGTATTCCTGAACAATGTCTGCTGAAAAATCAGCGTACGTTCCTTCATAGGTTTCTACAATCGGTTTTTCATTAAAATAATTATAAGCAATCCCTTTGAAATCGTCATCAAACATCCAAACAACGGGATGAAATTCTGCCATTACAAATTGTCCTCCAGGTTTTAGAAAATGATTAATAACTTTCGCCCATTTATCTAAATCAGGAAGCCAGCCAATGGTTCCGTAACTTGTAAAAACGATATCAAATTTTTCATTTAAAACATTCGGAAGATCATAAACATCTGAACAAATAAATTTTGTATCTTTTCCACATTGTTTGGCGAGATCGTTGGCGGCTTCTATTGCTTTATCAGATAAATCTACTCCAATAACTTTTGCACCTAATCTCGATAACGAAATAGAATCCTGCCCGAAATGACACTGCAAATGCAAAATACTTTTTTCTTTTACGTCTCCTAGAAGATCAAGCTCAATAGAGTTAAGAGAATTTCTTCCTTTTAAGAATTCATCCACAAAATAGAAATCCGACTTCAGATGCGGTTCTACTTTGGCATTCCAGGATTTTTTATTTACTTCGAGATAATTTTCCATGATTTTAATTTTAAGCTAAAATATTTAAAATAAATTAACCACAAAAGTCATAAAATTTCGCATAAAACTTCTCTGACCTTTGTGGTTAAAATAGATGGTTATTCTTTTAAGTATTCTAGTTACCCTGAATAATATAATTTTTTGTGATTAATTTTCTTTCAGGCTGAGTACTGTCATCCGGCTGAAACCAAACCTCAACTCTACTTCCGTAATAATCTCCCCACTCTCCTTCTTTAACAGTTAATCGAGTACTTAATCCAAACTCTTTTAATTCATCTGTTGGATTGTAAACTTCCATTTGAGATTCTTTTTTGATTTCTTTTTCCGAAAGAATTCTGTTTGTAACAAGGTCAAACATTTTTAAATATACTTTTCCTTTCTCTATTTTATTAAGAAAAACCTGATATTTATAATTGCCCGGCATGGAGTAATCATATAAGAAGACATCCGGTTTTTCAACTTTAAACAAGGGTTTTTCTTCATTAAGAGCTAATTTTAAAGGCATTTCAGTTTTTACGTTATTCGGGTTCTTCGCATCACCTTTATATTCTTTATATGGACTTGTAGGAAGAAAATAAGTAAAGAAAAGCATTGCCACAATTGAAATAACAACGGTAAAAAAACATTGTTTAATTCCTTCTTTAAACTCTTTCATGAACATCTTCGCGATACCCAAAATAAAGCAAAAGAAATATCCAATAAACGGCAAAGAAAAAAATAAACCCCATATCATTGCTTTTGCCGGGAGAGCAATAAGGCATAGCCAGCAAAAGATGGTGAAAATTGTAAAAATCAATAGTGCCGAATACCATTTTCCGTTGATCAACCTAATAATAAATGATTTTATCATAATCTTTCCAATAATTTCTTTTTCTGTTCAGCAAATTCTGCTTCTGTTAACACTCCCATTTCTCTTAGTTTTCCCAGCTTTTCCAATTGTTCAAAAATAGCTTCAGCGGGTTCTTTTTTTACATCTTCCGTTGCTTTTTCAGGTGTTTGTTCAGGTTTTGAAATAACCTGTTTAAATATATCAAATGGTGAAGAGTGTTTTTGAGAGCTAAATGAATGATCATTTATAGAAATCTGTATACTTTCTTGCTTAAATGATTGCTGCTGTACCTTTCCGGAATGACCGATATACTCTTTTACTCCATCGCAAAAAGCTTTGGCTGCACATTTATTATATAATTTAAATTCTGCAGTTGAACCTTGTGTATATATCTTCATTGAAGAAGTCAGAATACCCGAATCATATTCTATAGAAGTAATTTTATCATGCATAAATTCATTTTCCACAACACCTCCAAAGAATTTTTTATCGATAAACACGACTCTTTTTTGTGTAGAAAAAACAATACCTTCACGGTTATTGCCTAAGTATTTTCCTTCTGCAATAGCGACAATTTTTTCTCCATTATCCAATATATTCACTAATTCTTTCACTTCACTGTCTACGAAAATACTCAGTTTAGCATTAAGGGCAACGATCTGATCTTTGATATTATCAAGTCTTGTAGGCTGATCGTAATCCTGAAAACTGTTCGGATCAAAAAAAGTATTGACCGGTGTTTCCATTTTTTGGGTTTCAAGAACTGGTGTAGCAATATTTTCTTCGAAATCGTCAATTTTTCCGCCAAGAATAATTCCTCTTACTTCAGCAAGATTAAAACTTCCAATTGAATTTACAAGGTCTTTATTAATATTTGTCGCTTTATTGAAGCATTTATTGCATAAAATACTGCCGTCCGACAGTTTATTTTCGCCCAAAAGTGTATCCATCGACGTTAAGGGGGTTCCGCATAATGCGCAAATGATATCCATCTGGTTTTTGGTTTTATAGTTTTAAATTATATCAAATGGAGCGTAAACTCCATAAGAATAATCCAAATTACGAATTTGTGTTTAATTTTTATTTGAATGAGAAAATTTATTTAAGTTTTTCAAGAAGTATCTGCTTTTGTTCTGCAAATTCTTCTTCCGTTAAAACTCCACTTTCTTTCAATCTTCCTAACTGTTCCAACTGATCTAAAACTGTAGGTTCACTTTTAGGTTGAAAAGCTTCTTTCGGACGAGCCATGAAGTTTCTTACCTTTTCGCAAAACAGCTCTGCATAATACTTTCCTACTCCATCGATCTCAAGAATATTTTCTGAAATATGAATGTCTATTGAAGCCAGCATGAATTCTTTTTCATATTGAATTGAACTGACTTTATCATAAGAAAAGTCTTCAACTTTTAATCCGTACATGAATTCTTTATCAACAAAAATCAATCTTCTGTCGGTAGCCACCAAAATAATGTGATGTTTGGTCGTTTTATTTCTACCTTCAACGAGATAAACTATTTTCTCATCTCTAGAAAGAATCTCCGGTAATTCGCGGATTTCTTTTCTGGCAAAAATTGTAGGATTGATGTCTAGTGTTTCTAGTTCATCTTTTATTTCGTAAAGTCTTGATTTTTCGCTCATGTATTTTTAGTTTTAAAATAATTTTATGAACCTAAATTACTATTTTCCTCAAATATAATTGAATTCACCTTAAATTTTTGATTTTTCAGTTGGAATAACAACCGAAGTATAGAGACTATAAAGCTCCCAACCTAATGATTCATACAAAGATTTACCCTGTTCAGTTGCCACTAAAAAATTCTTGGAAATCCCTTTTGATAGTACGATTTTTTCAAGTTCTTTCATTACAAAAGTGGCCAGACCTTTTCTTTTATGATGATTTTCTGTTGAGATTCTATCATAAATCGCCAGATCATCAACAATAACAACTCTTCCTATTGAAGCGTATTCGTTATTTTTGGTAACAATTCGAATGACAAACGTTGAGTTATAATTTTCAAATTCTATTTTATAGTTTTGATGAAGATTGATATCAGGAATATTCATCTGATGAAAGCAATACATCATATAACCTTGTGGCTGAAGCTCCCATTTTTCAGAAATTTCATCTTTAAAATTATCGAAACCAACACAAACTTTTAGAAAAATCCAAGGTTCATCAATAGATTCTGCTAATTGAAAAAAATCTTCGCTAAGTTCAGAAAAAACATAACGTGCTTTCTGTTTTTCATCATTAACATTTACTTTAAAACCTGATTTATATGGGAATGGCAAAGGCAGATCTCTTGACAAAGACCAGCCTTTTAACCATTTTTCTATGATGTCTTTGGAGACTTCTTTTTGCATTTTATTAATTACCTAAAAACTCTTCCAAAGAAACCGTTTTCTGTTCTCCGGCTGCAAGATCTTTATAAGTAATATTTCCGTTTTTAAGTTCTTCTTCGCCTAAGAAAACAAGGTTTTTAATTCCTTTCTTTTCTGCGTAGGTAAATTGTTTTCCGATTTTTGCATTTTCGGGATATAATTCTGCTGAAATTCCTTTTTCTCTTAACTGCATGATCAATTTTAAAGCTTCCAACGTTTCTTCACCTCCGAAATTAGCAAACAAATATTCAACTTTAGAGGTAGCTTCTTCAGGGAAAAGTCCAAGTTCTTCTACAACAAGATAAATTCTGTCAAGACCGAAAGAAATTCCTATTCCCGGAATATTTTTTACTCCGAAAACTTCAGTAAGATTGTCATATCTTCCGCCGCCGCCTATGGAACCCATTTGAACTTCATCAGCTTTTACCTCGAAAATTGCTCCTGTATAATAATCTAATCCTCTCGCCAATGTAATATCAAAAACAAGATTCTGGATATCAACACCAAGACTTATAGATTTTGTTAAAACAAATTCTAATTCTTCAACTCCTTTTGTTCCAACTTCATTTCCTACAAACTTTTCTTTTAATTGAAGTAGATTTTCAAGCGCATCATCAGATTGAGTGAATAGGAAATCTAATTTATCAATCGATTCCTGAGAAATTTCTCTTTCTAATAATTCTTTAACAACACCTTCTTTTCCAATTTTATCAAGCTTATCAAGAGCTACGGTGAAATCAATCAATTTATCTGTAATTCCTGCATATTCAGCTAAACCGGAAAGAATTTTCCTGTTGTTTAAATGAATTGTCACAGGAACTTTTAAGTCCGCAAATGATTTTAAGTATAATTGAACCAAATCTACTTCCTGAAAAAGGCTTTCACTTCCTACAACGTCTGCATCACACTGATAAAACTCTCTAAACCTTCCTTTTTGAGGACGATCTGCTCTCCAAACCGGCTGGATCTGGTAACGTTTGTAAGGG encodes:
- a CDS encoding PH domain-containing protein, encoding MDIICALCGTPLTSMDTLLGENKLSDGSILCNKCFNKATNINKDLVNSIGSFNLAEVRGIILGGKIDDFEENIATPVLETQKMETPVNTFFDPNSFQDYDQPTRLDNIKDQIVALNAKLSIFVDSEVKELVNILDNGEKIVAIAEGKYLGNNREGIVFSTQKRVVFIDKKFFGGVVENEFMHDKITSIEYDSGILTSSMKIYTQGSTAEFKLYNKCAAKAFCDGVKEYIGHSGKVQQQSFKQESIQISINDHSFSSQKHSSPFDIFKQVISKPEQTPEKATEDVKKEPAEAIFEQLEKLGKLREMGVLTEAEFAEQKKKLLERL
- a CDS encoding GNAT family N-acetyltransferase, which translates into the protein MQKEVSKDIIEKWLKGWSLSRDLPLPFPYKSGFKVNVNDEKQKARYVFSELSEDFFQLAESIDEPWIFLKVCVGFDNFKDEISEKWELQPQGYMMYCFHQMNIPDINLHQNYKIEFENYNSTFVIRIVTKNNEYASIGRVVIVDDLAIYDRISTENHHKRKGLATFVMKELEKIVLSKGISKNFLVATEQGKSLYESLGWELYSLYTSVVIPTEKSKI
- a CDS encoding YtxH domain-containing protein; this translates as MGNKTNGILALLGLGALAYWKYKKSTPEEQQAVKDKINTAKDNLNKWGSDLKSKANDVASQAQAKLDEAKTKAEDSLN
- a CDS encoding class I SAM-dependent methyltransferase, producing the protein MENYLEVNKKSWNAKVEPHLKSDFYFVDEFLKGRNSLNSIELDLLGDVKEKSILHLQCHFGQDSISLSRLGAKVIGVDLSDKAIEAANDLAKQCGKDTKFICSDVYDLPNVLNEKFDIVFTSYGTIGWLPDLDKWAKVINHFLKPGGQFVMAEFHPVVWMFDDDFKGIAYNYFNEKPIVETYEGTYADFSADIVQEYVMWNHSLSEVLQNLIKNNLMIENFQEFDWSPYPCFKHVEEFEKGKWRIKQFGNKIPIVYALSTQKKSS
- a CDS encoding PH domain-containing protein: MSEKSRLYEIKDELETLDINPTIFARKEIRELPEILSRDEKIVYLVEGRNKTTKHHIILVATDRRLIFVDKEFMYGLKVEDFSYDKVSSIQYEKEFMLASIDIHISENILEIDGVGKYYAELFCEKVRNFMARPKEAFQPKSEPTVLDQLEQLGRLKESGVLTEEEFAEQKQILLEKLK
- the hisS gene encoding histidine--tRNA ligase; its protein translation is MKPSLAKGTRDFTAEEVSRRKYIINILQKNFELFGFQPLETPSFENLSTLTGKYGEEGDRLIFKILNSGDYTSKVNQEDWDNKSHQKLTSQISDKALRYDLTVPFARFVAMNHGKLTFPYKRYQIQPVWRADRPQKGRFREFYQCDADVVGSESLFQEVDLVQLYLKSFADLKVPVTIHLNNRKILSGLAEYAGITDKLIDFTVALDKLDKIGKEGVVKELLEREISQESIDKLDFLFTQSDDALENLLQLKEKFVGNEVGTKGVEELEFVLTKSISLGVDIQNLVFDITLARGLDYYTGAIFEVKADEVQMGSIGGGGRYDNLTEVFGVKNIPGIGISFGLDRIYLVVEELGLFPEEATSKVEYLFANFGGEETLEALKLIMQLREKGISAELYPENAKIGKQFTYAEKKGIKNLVFLGEEELKNGNITYKDLAAGEQKTVSLEEFLGN